The Xenopus tropicalis strain Nigerian chromosome 1, UCB_Xtro_10.0, whole genome shotgun sequence DNA segment ccccggctggaATCAAATTTAGGAGCTCAGtgctgcaaagcagaaacctCTTAACCACTACGACACCATGCTGTCCACCAGCCCAAACCGCAACTGAGTAACAGGGAAAATGTATCATTCTGATTCTCTTTGCCATGTTTTTCATAATTCCCTGCTTTTTCTTCATATCCTTGCTGGTAACATTTTGCTTGTACACTGATAAGGTATACTTGCTCATCAGGAACAGAGCCCATTTTTGTTTCCTAAGGGCTGTCTTGGCAAAAGAAGAGCTTCAATGAGCTGctggtttaaacaaaaaaaaaaaaaacaaaaacatttcaacAGATTATCTTAACTGTTGTAGTACTGTTTTACAATGTTGCTGGTACAAAAGTGTGAAGGATAACGTACCATGACTCTAAAGTAGTTGCAATAGGAAATATTTGTTTCCCTTTTGAATTGTGATCACGGTGGTCACAATTTAATGGCATTTTCCAGTAAACACACTGAGCAAGATTTGAGGATCATACTCCTGTTGCAGCTTTTCTTGGTCTTTGAAATCATTTTGCTGGCACTGCCTTATGCTAATTACTTTCAAAATGTTTATATTACAAACAGAGAGTTGCAGAGTTCCAATTACTCTATATTTTCCTAAAATTGTGAAAGATAATCTCTGTTCTGCCTAGCTACTATGTATCTCCTGCTAGAcatcagcttaaaggaacagtaacaccaaaaaatgaaagtgtatagaaataattaatatattatatactattgctctgcactggtaaaagttgtgtgttttcttcataaacactactgcagtttatataaataccctgctgtgtagccatggggtcagccatttaaattgaaaaaaggagaaaaggcacaggttactaagcagataacagataagtaacagattcccattgtattctacacagtttatctggtatcttcttatgtaacctgtgccttttctccttttttcaatttaaatggctgcccccggggctacacagcagctatttctattaactatagtagtctttctgaagcaaacacgcaacttttaccagtgcagggcaacagtacgttatattttaattattttaaaacatttttattttttagtgttactgttcctttaacacaagcTTATCAAAAAATCATGTTGATCTGGTGAAGTTTATAGAGAATACCTTATAGAGCTTGTAGCCACTACCTATAGCAGTTGTAATAAGAATGACAGCACAAACCAGCATGTATAGTTAGGTCCATAAATGTTTGGAAATTGATAGTTATTTTAACCTTTTACCAAACAATATTGAGATGTTTAAGATGTTCCATGGCCAGGTTTGAGAAATTTCGTCATTATTTCATTAACAATTAAAGACGCACTGCCAACAGAATTtatacctttttttattttttacctttttatttattataacatgatGAGGTTTAAAGAGCCAGCAAAGCAAGTAAAGCAGGTCAtcattatatttagaaaacaaaagaaaccCGTCGGAGACATGGCAGTAATATTAGGAGTGATTAAATCAACAATTTGgtattttcttaaagagatactgacaccagaaatgaaaccttttttacatctatcataacattgtctttgcatgagctttataattttgccaaaaaagtattttctgatgcttttccattccttatctgatcccccatattTTTCTATgtgggggggctgccatatttgtgcagcaggacaggttgtcaggttggcaaaacagtcaggtttaggaacttcaagcaacaattacatacaaaaccagtcctaacagtgaaaaaagatcaacatgacttataggtaactttttatgtagattcataatttgaaaagtcattttttcgtgtctgtatcactttaaagatGCTCATGAGCTCAACAACACTAAAAGGCCTGGATGGCTTTACTGGATGATCGCAGAATTCTTTCCATGGTGAAGAAAAACCCATCTACAATATCTAGCCAAGTCAAGAACACCGGGAGGTAGGAGTATTAAAGTCTACAATAGAAAACGTCATGAAAGTAATCATAGAGGGTTAACCACAAGGTGCACTATTGGTAAACCTCAAGAGAAGGAAGGCCTAATTTaaaatttgccagaaaaaaaGCCTGCCCAGTTTGGAACAATACTCTTAGGACAGGTGGAATCAACATGTTTAGCAGATTGATGGGAAGAGAAGAggatggagagagagagaaacaggaTCCATGATCCAAAGCATAAATAAAATCTGAGACATGGAAGAAGCAGTGTTATGGCACGGGCATGTGTGGCTGCGAATGGAACTGGTTTGCTAGTGTTTATTGAAGATGTGACTACTGACAGAAGCAGCTGGATGTATTCTGAAGTGTGTAGGTCTATAGTGTCTGCTCTGATTCAGCCAAATGCTTAAAAACTAAATGGACGGCACTTCACAGTACAGATGGACAATGACCTGAAACATACTGCAAATGCAATGCAAGAGCTTCTGCAGGCAAAGAAGATAAATATATTGTTGAATATTGACTTCAACACAATTGATTGTGCATTTCACTTTCTGAAGACAAAACTGAAGCAGAAAGACCAACAAACAAGCAGTGACAGTGAAAGCCTTGCAAAGCATTACTGGGAAACAAGCACAACATTTGTTGATGTCCATTGGTTCCAGACATCAGGCAGTCATTGACTACAAATGATTTTAAACTTTGACTGtctaaatgcaaatatgcagaagATGTATGTTTAGAGCATGAAGTATACTGTAAATAGCCAGAAGTATTACTATTAAATGTTATATCTTATattgttgctttaaaaatatattacttcctttaattaaaaatattttgctgCCTTACAGGTTGGTGACAACGGTGATTCCAAAGCCTTCCTTATTGACATATCCTGGCCCGAAACGTACCCAGACGGCCCCCCTACCATTTCAatgaatgcattttttaataatcAGATGTAAGTGTTGAAACTCTGATGCATTTTCTTTGCTGATCTATGTTTTAAAGCTCCTCATATTACCTTTCTGTGTTTATCACAAAGCTCTCCAGCTGTTAAGCAAAGTATACTAAGCAAGTTACAGGAGCAGGTAGATGCCAATCTTGGCACAGCCATGACTTACACACTGTTTGAGTTTGCCAAAGACAACAAAGAAGATTTAATGGAAAACCACCAGCCCCATAGCAATACCAATGTAAGTTTATTTTCTTTtcacttttacattttatatatgtataaaaaacatGTATAATGGTACTGTATCCATATTACAGTGAATTGGATTGTTTAATTTATTAATACAAGCACTGTATAAGCCTGGAAATTGTGAACCTTATTCATAGGACTACAGTTCTACTGTTAAAAATGTGcttccattttttgtttttacccaatctttttttatttttacccatgagccacattcaaatgtaaaaagagtttgggagtaacacaaacatgaaaaaagttcctggggtgctaaataagggccaTGACTAgctttttggtagcccctttgtggactatGGACAGGAGGCTATGTTGTTTtgtgcaaccaaaatgtgcccccaagccaggagTTCAAGAATAAGCAACTGCTTTAAGgttcaagccactggttgggtatcactgcagTAGAGTGTGAATTTAGATaatattagaaaatatttttcatgAAACTACACCTTCCATAACATACTGATATTGTTTGTCTGTTCTCTGGGAGAAGGTTTTTTTATGTCCTTCCTTTCTTTGCTTTCAGGTTAATTTAGCAGCTATGTCTTGAAAATGGCAAAGCTGTGAAGTTTGTAGTTCCATTATAGTTAGAGAGAATTCTTTACCCACATTTAAAATATTCCATTCATAGCCATTTCAGTATTGTCACTGTAATACTttttttgtttagtaaaaaccctaATTCTCTTTGGTTTCAGTGGCTAATATTTTAGGCTGCCAGACAAAAAAGGGGCAATAAAAGCTAAGATTACTCGTATGGATTGTTTTCTGACAAATAATCACCTTAGAAAATGCTTTGATTTAACGGAAAGGTTAACATTGAGACTGGTAAATACAACTGTGATCGGCTTTATACAGATAAATTGGCTGAGGGAAACACTGAGAAGGCCAGGGTTTTaaaacaatctttttttctgGTAACACCAGTGGGTAACCAGTTGATGAAGGTTTCCTTTTcaattcacccagtttcaaggggaagaacTGATACCCTGGTCCGTTGCAGTTTTCtggtaacaggagcaccggcccagggtatcaggtaggtGATTATAATTATTTGGAGTGCCTTTTATTTTGCCCCCACCCatgattttacttttccttctcctttaaatatagatGGCTGTTTGACACAGGAGGAAATTCAAACAAAACTAGATTATTTGAAAATACAcaccactaaggggcacatttactaacccacgaacgggccgaatgcgtccgattgcgtttttttcgtaatgatcggtattttgcgataaaattgtcgcaactttttcgtagccattccgaatgtttcgcaaaattttgcgactttttcgtagcgttacgacttgcgcgaaaaatcgcgactttttcgcagctttcgcgccgagtacgaaagattcgattcattcaagcttcagtatggtgacttttcttgggccaggttggagctgcagagtgccattgagccctatgggagactttccttgggccgggttggagctgcagagtgccattgagccctatgggagactttccttgggccgggttggagctgcagagtgccattgagccctatgggaggctttccttgggccgggttggagctgcagagtgccattgagccctatgggagactttccttgggccgggttggagctgcagagtgccattgagccctatgggagacttttcttgggccaggttggagctgcagagtgccattgagccctatgggagactttccttgggccgggttggagctgcagagtgccattgagccctatgggaggctttccttgggccaggttggagctgcagagtgccattgagccctatgggagactttccttgggccaggttggagctgcagagtgccattgagccctatgggagactttccttgggccaggttggagctgcagagtgccattgagccctatgggagactttccttgggccgggttggagctgcagagtgccattgagccctatgggagactttccttgggccgggttggagctgcagggtgccattgagtcctatgggaggttttgcccgccgcttacgagcgctcaataagaaaaagtcgcaacaagatacgagcgaatcgtaatggctacgaaaaagtcgcgacttttcgcgcaagtcgtaatggttacgaaaaagtcgcgacaatttccgaaaagtcgtaaaggcgacgaaaaaatcgcaaaaaatacgaaaaagtcgcaaaatgttcgttttccaaacagaatttttccaattcgaatttgtttcttagtaaatcagccccttagtatagtcTATACTATAGCATATAGTATAGAGTATTTTCTATTTCTAGATCCTTGGTAAGACCTCATCTTTGGTATATTGTGCAATTTATGGCACAGTATTATAGTATAAATGTAGATGATGTCATCATACATCACCGAGAAGGAATACTACAAAAAAAGAGTGCATAAAATGACTGTGAGAAAaaagatatgtaaaaaaaacaagcaacACATAGTAAGACTGTTAATTAACAGCCATGTAACCTTTCTAAAAGTTCTTCAGGTTGGAACTGCACTCCTGTATGCCTTTAGACGTGAGTGCTGGCGCTTTTCATCTATTAAGTccaaaagtgtcagcactctggCCAAACATACACCCAAACAAAATTTTAGTAATAGTGATATATTTTTacatgttccccccccccccccccccacaaccaaaGAGGCACCAACATGAGGTCATCACAAGCAAGATTAAACAAACTGTGCATCAAACTGTGCATCTTTCAACATGTGGATAAAAAAATTTTGTTTCACCACAAGGTGGCACTGTGGAGTATATCATAACTTAGTGAATTTAGTCCTGACTGCTGTTGTCGCCAGTGCAAAACCATTTCGGTCGGATTGGTTAGTtgccatgatagcagagatctatcgctgacaactgaaccgctctgtgggtccttagcctaaaaGTTCTCTTTATAGAGCTATAAAGTTCTCCTTACTCATGATTTTAAACCCCATCCCCATCGTAAATATTTATGAAGAAGTGTGTTTTTGATTCACtgcagaaagttttttttttttttttttcttaatacaaCCTCAGACTTGGTGCAATTGTGGTGTAATGCCAAAGCTCTGTACTTTTACATCAGTGTGGGCAGAGCAGATTTTCTTGAGTAAAATGTTTTGCAAcctttacctttttttaaaaagttgtattttattaattatcatataaacataaaacataaaagtaaTACATCTGACAATACAATAGGATAAAACGCAGTATTTGATTTTAGTTATACAATTGCAATAGACATCGTCTCCAGAGTTTATTACAAGGATGGGTATAACATTACAGGGTATAAATCTGGCAGCAGTTCCGGTGTATTAGGTCCATCAACCAATTAAGCTAGGTAGTGAGGTTGTGTCAAAAGAGATGGGGAGGCTCCGGGAGTGAGATGCATATGGGTGTGGAACTCCTCAGTTACCCTCTAAGTTacaccagggaccccaaactttatCAAATTTATCAGGTGCGCCCCTAGTCTCATACGTAAGTCTGAGCCAATATTAACTTCCAACTCAGCAGCTTACTAACCTGTATATTGGGGCCTCCTGATAGACTATTTGATCAGGTCTCCTATATTGGCCGGATATTTATCTTGCAGGCTTGAAAATTGTTGATGAGGCCCTTGTCTAATGGTTAGCCATAAGGCTAAAGCATGATCTGATCAGCCCAGTTTGTCCCAGTAAATGGGTGGGTGGTAACCTTGGCAGATCCCAAGGTGCATGGCCTCCTTTGACTTAGcttaagggacagtatacacctaaaaacttTTGCTAAAAATCAGCACAGTATTTAGGACTTGAGTTGGTAATagattctgcctattcttttatgaaaaaaaatcatattttcctatGCATGATGAACAAGGCATCAGATTACTTTCTAGGATTTCCAgtgctttattttttcattcttggTTTCCCTGACCGCAGTTTTCTTTTGGTAACATACAACTGTGGCCCTTGGCTTATGTGACATTAACTTCTGTTGTTTCAGGCACCGGGAAATGACATCACAGTAGAGACGGCAAGTGTAACAGCAACTAGtaagaaaaaagataaaaaggaGCAGCTGACAAAAGCCCAAAAGAGAAAATTAGCAGATAAAATAGGTAAGTATAACAGTTGGGTGATAGGTCTTCAGATCTTGTTTCATTTAAAGGatagattaaaggggttgttgactAATTTTTTCCTCTGTGGTCTCTCTTGAGAAATAGCGATTTGCCTAGTAGTATTAAGTTAACAAAACACATTATTTTCCAAATATACATGATAACCACGGGGGATTTTCAGTTTGGTAGATtggataaaggtggccacacacgtggcgatctggcgatgtttcatgcgaccatcggtcgcactaaacatcgtcagatccgccacacaccgtcagggctgaaacaacagataaggaggtagaaacaataggatttctacctccttctgccgattcagccctgacggcagattttgctcaggcgccttctatggtttcgtacgatattatcggtgcgtgtatggccagctttagaaagtGTATCTTATATGTAGCTTATTTATGAGGGTGAACTATTAGGGACTCTTGCAACACAAAACACAAACTGTGTTACATTTTCAGGGGCTGAAGTGTTAAGCATGGATATTTGCATGCTGCAAGTTTGCACTGTTTACTATATTCCTCTCTATTATGAAAAATTTAGTGGGGGGGAGGGCTGGTTTTAGGTAGTTAGTGTCATATCTTTTATAGAAATGgaatttcacaaaacttcagGGAGACAGAAATCCTAGATTGTCTacgacagtgatccccaaccagtggctcgggggcaacatgttgctcaccaaccccttggatgttgctcttagtgcccccaaaccaggtagttattttttaattcctgacttggtggcaagttttggttgaataaaaacaaaattaactatcatataaagcctcctgtaagctgatagtgtgcatagaggctgcctaatagccaatctcagcccttatttggcacctctgtgaacttttatgatgcttgtgttgctccccaagtctttttacatttgactgtggctcccaagtaagaaaggttggggacccctagtcTAGGACAACAACATATAGTGTTCCTAGATGAACTAAACTTTTCTCTCTGAAAATGCCCTTAATGAAACAGCACAAAATGTCAAAACAGTGCTTAGCTGTTTGTACATTTTTATGgtaaattggctggcagtgaaagggttcaAATGAAAGTGGCACATGTCTTTTTATGATATTGTTTGGTATATACGGCATTTGCAGGGCTCTGCTTGCCATCAGCTACTGTTTATGTTACTCTGTTATTCGGGCACATGTGATAGTATGTGTTTTGATTTTTAGATCATAAAGGCGAGCTTCCTCGTGGGTGGAACTGGGTTGATGTTATTAAGGTAATTACAAAAAAACACCTCATTTGTatgtgaatattaaaaaaaaaaaaaaaagcctccatGAATAGATGTTGTCTTTGGTCtgacttttctttttcttcccccTCATGCCATCATTCTGTTGCATGTGGATGCTCATCTATACCAGCATGTGAGTATAAAATCAGATTTTAATAATTCCATTTTCAAAAGTGACTGGCCATAACCATGAATACACTAGCTGTTGTCCCATTAGTTTGAGCTGACAGACTCTGCCTCAGTACCTTATCAGTTTAGATAGATCAACTGGGATCCTACAGCATTATATGGCAGTTTGGCGATTTTTGAAAAAGTGAGCACATGGGTTAGTTTTGACCAACTCCCTACCTAAATCTGGGCATGAATAAGTCTCATTACTGTCTGTTAAATGACACTGATTGCTcttcagtgacccccccccccccccatctcacaGCTGAAAAGAGAAAAATGCGAATAACACcaatacaaaataagaaaaatgaagaccaactgaaaacaattggccattctatccatactaaaagttaacttaaaagtgaaccatcccttaaaaaacatattttggtaAGGATTATTGTTTTACTTAGAAACCTGCCTGTTGCCAATTCCACTGATTTGCGTTTTTTCTGCAGCTGTCAAAGACGGGATCCAATGAGGACGACTAAAAAAGAGCTTGGAATCTTTTAATACATCAAACACCATCAAGAAAACGACCTTCTATAGTTTATTTTACAacacttatttattaaagagaTTAAAAGACATTTTCTAGAGGTCCTGTTCAATAAACAgtgtgtctttttactaaattaTCTTATATTGGCATTGCAGCATTTATGTTATCTGTGACACATTCGCTAGAAATTATTCTATTTGTTTGTGGATGTTTTGGGAGAATTCTTTTCTGCCTTGCAAAATGATGCTTCTACTATGCCGAGGCTGAGATATTTTGTGCTTTTAGGTTTATAAGCAGTGTGATTCCAGCCACTGAAAGCCTGTAATACTTTAAATCCAATTGAAATCCAAtttgtgttcctttttttttttaaacatttttctcagGGTCCTGTGCCTGGGGGGGTCACTTAATAACTGGTGTGAAACTAATTATGCACCTTGTTTTAATTGTTATTATGTGTTGTATAAAGAAATTCCTTGTATACGTTTCCCTCAGTTTAACGTCTCTTCTACTGGGGCTTTCCCCTCCTGGTTCAGTTTAAATATTTTCCTACTGTCTCTCTTACTGAAAGCACCATATTCTACCTCACTGTACAGAAGAAAGGTGTATACAGTGGCGGATTTCTGCTAAATGCATCCAGAGGCTGcacccagttggattgtttttCTTGGGCCAAAAGTCAGATCATAGTACATGTCTATGGAGAACCACTGGGACATAACCACATCAACAGCCCGACTCAGTCCTCGCACGTagggattttttaaaatttgtttggCAGCACCCAAATCTGCATAACTGAATTTAGATATTGCATAGAAAAACATAGCCACTCCAAAGGACTGTGACATGGTGCTCCTACAGCAGTACTCTGACCAGGGATTCAGTTTGGACTGGAATATTGTGAATGACAGTTTGCAGCAAAACTAAACCAATGGTCCCCAAACATTTCTAGGTTGAATATGTGAAAATGCTGCTGTTTCAGCCATTCAACCATACGCTACATAATATCTAAGGCAGCAATGTATGTGTTACCTTCAGCTCCCACCAGTAACTATCAAGCATGGCTTCCAGGATTATCAAGAACTTTAACAACACACTCCCTATACCTGCCCCCCAGCCATTGCTCTGGCGGACAGCCCCGTATTTTTTAAAAGTGCCATCTTCTGCAGCAATAGGCGCAATTCATTTCTTAATGGGCACCTGTCAGTCTTAGGctggtggcacatggggagattagtcgcctgtgtcAAATCTTTGCTACCTTAtgctgaattgccatcccactggcaagaaagtGAATagctggtggggtggcatatgTGTCACTCTGTCTTTCAactatctccccatgtgccaccagCCTTAAGAAGAATTCCAAATTTCtagttagtcaagcaaaataaaccagTTTAATAAACTGCTTACAATGTACAAGTTATTTAAATCTTCTTTTCTTCATTCTTTTGTAATCCACAATAAGAGCATACAGACAGGCAACATATTGTGGACACAATGAAGGCAAAGTttacatcatcccaaaatcttatgtatgcTCCAATAAGGAGAACCCATGATGCCCAAGACCTTGCGCAGGTTACACAATTACAGATAATGAGCAGGAAATGGGAATGAGGGCAGTGATAGTTGTGGCAAAGGCATAGATACGGAGAAGTCAATgtatgactgacagctgagatttttaaacaAGAATctggttttcatgtttaattagaaaaggacttttattatacagctttttatgtctggctATATCTACCAGATTTGCATGCTATTCAGAAGGGATTTTTGTTTATTCGGATGCTTTGTGCCAGGGGTGCACCTCAGTTTTTATATAGTACTATAGATTCTCACCTGGATTAAAGGAGTGCTCcaccccaaaacatttttttttttttgcattaagaaAACTTTAATTCTGAGAAacctttcaatatttattaattacGTATTGTCAGTGgtttaaaatgtatatgtaaatgaAATTGAAATAGAGTGTGTGTTTCCCTTccttgttctctggttctgactctgctacattgtttcaggagtcagaaccagaagagCAGAGGAGAGAAACAATTACa contains these protein-coding regions:
- the rwdd4 gene encoding RWD domain-containing protein 4; the encoded protein is MAANEDQEMELEALRSIYEGDDSFKELGPTCFQYRVGDNGDSKAFLIDISWPETYPDGPPTISMNAFFNNQISPAVKQSILSKLQEQVDANLGTAMTYTLFEFAKDNKEDLMENHQPHSNTNAPGNDITVETASVTATSKKKDKKEQLTKAQKRKLADKIDHKGELPRGWNWVDVIKHLSKTGSNEDD